A region of the Mus caroli chromosome 7, CAROLI_EIJ_v1.1, whole genome shotgun sequence genome:
acagggtctcaaaaaGACCTATGTGGTCTATTAGTCAATATACAGCCAGAGCTTGTCTTAAATAGCAGTGGACTCTATCTAAAATCTACCAACCAAAGTAGTAGAGGCAAGGAAAAAACCCAGCAGGGCAGAGGAACCGCTAATGTGTTATGTTGGGAGGGCTTGgatttgttgtttgagacaaggtttctctgtgtagccctgcctgtcctggaagtataagactaggctggcctcgaactcagagagccaggtgctgggattaaaggggtgcaccagcACTgcctagctcttttttttttttttttcttttggataggGTTGGATATTTTGCTTtcccgagatagggtttctctgtacagccctggctgacctggaactctagtctatagaccaggctggcctcgaactaagaaatctgcctgtctctgcctaccaagtgctgggattaaaggtatgtgccaccattggTCAGCAGGGTtggatttttaaagtgaaaaccTCATTGGAGAGGTTTGGTTGTGGTTTTGAGGCTGGGTCTTtgatagtccaggctggcttcaggctTGCTATGTAAGTGGAGACCACACAGGTATGCCACCATGCTGCATAGGTTTGCAATTTCAAGACTCTACAAACAAAGGCTAGTCTGTACACCCtagcaagaccctgtcccaaaggaATAAAAGGGGCGGTGGTGGAGGAGGGGTttctcagtgacagagcacttgcctaacatacaTGTAGCCCTAGGTTAAAGCCTCGgtaaaatgcaaattttaaagtTAGTGGACTGcgagggcgtggtggcgcacgcctttaatcccagcactcgggaggcagaggcaggcggatttctgagttcgaggccagcctggtctacagagtgagttccaggacagccagggctacacagagaaaccctgtctcgaaaaaacaaacaaacaaacccaaaaagcctctcccccaaaaaagagagaaaagctagTGGGCTGGGCATGATGACATAGGCTCTGGAAGCAAATGCAGGCagttttgaggccagtctagtgtatagagcgagttctaggacagccggggcacaatgtctattaaaaaaaaaaagtaaattaagatAGTGTGGTaggttccaggactacacagagaaaccctatctcaaaaaacaaaacaaaaacaaacaaacaaacaaagctagtGTGGTAGGTACAAGGGTTCACAGGTGCAGGCAGGGGTGCCACCCAATGACCTTTGATCTTCAGGGAAGGGAAGTAGATAAGAGGGGTGAGGCAGAGGTAAGGAAGGAGTGGGGGACCTTTGGTCTACATGATTGGGGTTGGGCTGTGTGAACAGTGCTGACTGTTGTGCCCACAGCTCCTTACAGAACAGGAGGAAAGCCTGTCCAGGCAGAATATTAATTCCAGGAGGGTGGGACAAGTGACTCAGAGTGGTGTGTCTTGTGAATTGGTTTACCTCTGTCCAGGGAGTGCTCTGCTAGCAGACCATAGGGATCAAGGACAGGTACACCTCCAATTACCCCTCACTAAGTCAGgacctgtttgtctctgtgtgaaGATTAACACTTGCCTGCCCAGCATACCGACACAaacctataatccaagcactggaaaaagaaaggaggagtactagttagaggacagcttgagctccagagaaagaccctgtctcaaaacaccaagctggggggctggagagatggctcactggcgTGGAGCATATgtttttgcagaagacccagattcagcTCAGCATTCACAGGGTACCCTTTCTGACCtgtgtgggcaccaggcatgcacatggtgcacatacacacatgtaagcagAGCGCGCCACTCTCACAcgaacctaaaagaaaaaaatgagttgaggggctggagagatggctccgtggtagGAGCATGTGCTTTGTGGAAGACCCAAGTTGAGTTTCCCTGAGCAGgtaccaggtggctcacaactgcctggaaccggaaatctgacatcctctcctgacctccacatgccctAGCACATCCATGGCatcactcacacataaacacaaatcaatttttaagaaagtccatgtttaagaaaataaactagCCCGTGCATGCCTTGGATGCCAACACTCAGAAGACAGGCAAGTGGTAATCTGTGAGTTTGATTGAGGCCAGCCAGCGATGCATAAGACGgcttttgtctcaaaacaaaataaataaccaaagCAAGTCATACAAGTGACTGCTGGCTGAGGCAgccacatgtctgtaatctcagtgtcctgaggagatgggaggcagagacagagaccaggtTCTCAGGAACCAGCCAGTCCGGCACACACGGAGTAAACAAGACTTggtctggactggagagatggcccagcaccTAAGAGCGCTAACACTTCCAGTTCTCGGtcactcacaaccacctctacAACTCCTGTTCCTAGAAATGAGACGCCTCGTGGCCTTTGCTGGcacttgaactcacacagatacGCGTAACTAACAAATCTTTAAATGGTAGAAAGTAAGGAGCAACGTGTGGAgtggtcttctgacctccatgtgctgcagtgtgcacacacatgcacaaagcccaCGTACATACTAAGTGGTGGGTCGGTCGGTCTTAAGGCTCGGTGATAGAGCACTTTGCCAGaatccagtgaggggctgggggtatGGCTCAgggatagagtgcttgcctagcaaataCAAGATCCTGGGTTCTATCTCAGTCCCACAAAATAATAAAGCACTAAAAACCAAGAATtcgcctggcggtggtggcaaacggctttaatcccagcacttgggaggcagaggcaggcagatttctgagttcgaggccagcctggtctacagagtgagttccaggacagccagggctNNNNNNNNNNNNNNNNNNNNNNNNNNNNNNNNNNNNNNNNNNNNNNNNNNNNNNNNNNNNNNNNNNNNNNNNNNNNNNNNNNNNNNNNNNNNNNNNNNNNNNNNNNNNNNNNNNNNNNNNNNNNNNNNNNNNNNNNNNNNNNNNNNNNNNNNNNNNNNNNNNNNNNNNNNNNNNNNNNNNNNNNNNNNNNNNNNNNNNNNNNNNNcactttgtagaccaggctggcctcgaactcagaaatccgcctgcctctgcctcccaagtgctgggattaaaggcgtgcgccaccacgcccggcttcaactGTATCTTTAACCCTCCCCTCTACACAGGGGTATTGGTGTTGAGTCTCTGCCTTGGCCTCTCTAGGGTGTGGCTGGGGCAGGAGGGGCTTTTTGTACCCTGGAGATAGTCAGTACACTGCTGGGCTGTCTCAGAGTGggagaatgggaggggaggacAAGGCCTCGTCTCTCCTAACTTCCCCTCCATCACATTGTACACAGGATGCCACACTCCTACCTTTGCCCTCACCTGGCAGGCACTGCACCTGCCCTTCTGGACATCTCAAGCTTACAGAGGCTGTGTCCTTGTCTCATGTGTAGGCCCCAGCTGGTGAGAGGCCATCTATCTCCACTTGCTCTTCTCATCTCTCCCCAACTGCTGTAGGCATCTCACTGAGCTCTGGTAACTTCTGCCCCAAACGCCTTGGTGCCAGGGTgttaaatagtgccactctgcCCCTCAAGCAAGCATGCAGCATTGCTGGTGTCCTCACTCCGGGGTCCCTCCATCCCTTTTCTCACCTCAAAAAAAGGCATCCTGGGGGGGCTAGCTCTAATCCtgcattttagttttgttgtgagacagggtttctttgtagaccaggctggtatccaactcacagagattcacctgcctttgccagCAAAGCATAGGATTTTGTTACTTTAGCAACTACAGTGGGTAGGGAAGCCAAGATGCTGAGGGGCCCAGGTGGGAGAGCTAGATGCCTTTCCTGGAGTGCTCTATGCCTGAGGTCCCTCCCACATGCTTGAGGTCCCATCTGTCTGGAAAAGGGATTATGGTGAGCCTTCGTTTAGTTTTTCCTGGAGTTGCCAAGAACACAGGCCCAGCTCCTATAAACACCACTATCCCCATTCAACCACATCCCAGCAGCTGGATGCACATAGGGACTTTTCTCTTATCAGACTGAAGCACTGTGCTAGCCTCTGACTACTGGGCTGAGCTCAGCTTCCACCCAGTCGTCCGTCAGTCCAGAGTttacttccttctgcttctaaGCTAACATCCTAGCTGTTAACCTCTAGACTCCTGGGGGTCAGAAACTGGCTTCCTAGCTTCTCACGCACAGCAAGACATTAGCATCTGTGGCTTTCTTTGTTcacaggactccagatacatacatacatacatacacgcctGGCAGTAGGCTGTGACAAAGGAAGAACACAATTAGgtgaggatgtagctcaatggccTGCCAATTGCCTGGTATCGACAAAGGGGTATTACAAAGCTTGGGGAGCCTTCAGCTTTATACCAGCACCCCACTGTTCCTCCTCCCTAAACACGTGAGCAGCAATGCAGTCCTGAGGAGTGACCTTCAGAGTGCTCAGGATCACCCCTTCTTAACCCTTGAAACCCTGTGGCCTGGGGAAGTGGCAAGGACAATATGGGTGTGTTCCCACTCCAGGGACCAGCTCACAGCCGCCTCCTCCAGAGCCAGCGGCTCCTCACAGTCCATCTGTGCAGAGTTCCACGCAAGCACAACCATTTTGCAAAGCTCCCAAGAGCAAGACCTGCAGGACCAGAGGCCCACATCAGTCCAGTGCCCAGCCCTCAACCATGTGTGTGTCCACTGAGTACCTCCACTCAACACTTTGATCAGTCTGAGCAACAGAAGCCACCCAGTCAAATCCCTTCACATTGGTTCATCCCCAGGCAAAACTGTACAACCCAGGAGTCTCCGCTCAGGCTGGGGAAAGTTTAGCACATCTTACAGGCTGGGTGGATCTAAGAGTCTGTTGCCATTGGACACACTGATGGGCCAGGCTGACCTGTGGCCTCTAAGTACTCTCAATCACTGTAAGGGGCAGCTGGCTTCATACTGTAAATACAGATATTCTGTGCTACTGGACAAAAAACAGGGTTCAGTGtttatgagtgtgagtgtttCAACTGCATGTATACaacacttgtgtgcctggtgtcccagagaccagaagagggtattaagaaccctagaactggagtaacaaacatgattgtgagccaccatatgttgTTGGGCCCTGAAATTAGGCCCTTTGCAAGAGCTCTCTCTCTGAGACTGGCCTTGGCCTGAGATGCCGCccctgcttctgagtgctgggattacaggcatgtgttatCATGCTCCCTTGCTGAGACTCCCAACAACTTCATCACTAATGGACTCgagaggtcagagggcaggtGGCAGTGATAGAGGGAGTCTTTTCCCAACATCCAGAACCTAAGAGCACCTGTATTCCAGGGAAGCAAGAACTGGTTATGTCCAGGAGAGTGGTCAACGAGTATTCACGAGTGTGGCCAGGAATTTCAATGAGTgaaaaagtggggctggagagacagctcagtgatgaAGGGCACTGGCCGTGGGctagagaggacctgggtttggtttccagaccctacatggtggctcacaaccatctgtatctctcAGATCCCAAGAATCCTATACCTTCTTCCTTTGGCCTCCTTAAGTACCAGGCATGTGGCACACACAGATACCTGCAAACAAGACAGTTAtatgcataaaaaaataaatcttaaaaaaaattggggCGTTGGCTGGagtgtggtagtgcacatctttaatcccagtacttgggaggcagaggcaggtggatcgctgtgaatttgaggccagcctggtctacagagggagttccaggacagcaagggcacaaagaaactttgtctcaaaaacaaaacaaaacaaaaacaattgtgGCTGCGTGGGCTGCAGTTCTGCTGGTAAACCTAGGTTCCAGCCTCAATTGGGAATAGTCCAGGTATAGAGACATAcacctgtaatgtcagcacttaGGAGCTGGTAGCAAGCCCGAGTCATCTCAGCTATGAAGGCAAGTCAGGTTAGCCTGGGACCCCTGTAggatatgaaaaacaaacaaacaaaccaaccaaccacactTTGTGTCTAAACAAACGGAAAGCAAAGCCCTGACTCCAGAATGACTGAGCAGTCCTGAGATAACCCTTGGCGCCTGTAACTGGTagtcacaagaaaaagaaaccaaactacatagtaagttttattttaaaaggcctACTTTATTAAACACATTCTTTCAGAATCCcgatttttaaaaaacctttatctacttaaaaaaaaaaccccacataaatCAAACAAACAGTGTCCTCTACAAGAATGGGGCTCCTTCCTAGTGATGTTAGAGGAGGCAGGCAATGGGGAAGGGCAGGGGAGCTGTGGGAGGGCAGGGTCAAGAGGAGGCCCTACGCAGCCCAACAGCACTGGGAAACAAAGACCAAATCAGACACAAGCAGTTGCTCTCTTTTTAAACAGCACAAgttgtcaccccccccccccccgttttctGAGCACTGGGGCCTCTACAAGACACAGGTGTTCTTCACCAGCTGCTCCTTGTCATCCGCAGTGCTCCAAACGGTGCGCAGGGCACGCTCCTGCTTTCTGCGAACCACACGGATCAGGCAGACCATAGAGGTTCCCAGGAGGAGGATCAGAACCATGAGGAACAGCCCCACCAGGATCACCGCTAAGGATAAGAGGGAGCAGGTAAGACATGAAAAACACAGGCACAGGGGGCCAGCAGGGTGACCCAGAGTGCACAGTAGCCAAAGTGGACTCAGAACAAGGACCAGATACCTTCTTCAACCTGGGAATCTGACAGACTGTCTGCCGGAGTAGCCAGTGCAAtgccacacacacagagtggcttttgaactttattttaaaaattctatgtgtatgtgtattttacctgcctgcatgtctgtgtagcacatagtgcctgaagaggccaaaagagggtattAGAGTCATTTAACTAGAGTTAAAaatggttttgagtcaccatgtaggtgctagggatggaatcTGGACAGTACGTGCCCCtgcctgctgagctatctcaccagccatattctgtgttttgttttgttttttttttgagatgtgacCTGTAGTGGCCCATGCAGCCACTCTGACCTTGAAATCCTGAATGGCAAAAGATGAGTCCCGAGTCGGCCTGAGCAGTGCAGTCTGCTAGGTGAGGGTGTACCCTGCAGAGCCAGGAGGGACCCTAGGGTTTCTAGCTGTGGGTGAGCAACAGCAGCTGCCCCACTCGTCAGTTAAAATGCCTTCCTACCAGGTGATGCCCTATTTCAGGCATGTGACTCCCTGTGACATCCACCTGGCTCCCTCCCCATGGGCTTATAGGGCCTAACTAGCCTTCTGGGGCAATCCCTTGCCCAGCTCCACCCACAGCCAGTCCTCCAGACCTGGGCACCTTTCCAGCCCAGCCTTGAGAACCAGCTTCTACTTCTAGAACAAGGCAGACTTGTAGGCCAGGTCTAGGATCCTTCACAGGGAGAAAAGATCAAGAGGCCAAACCAGTGTGGCAGGTGCACAGGGTAGCACCTGTCTTCCGAGGAGGCTCAGAAACAAAAGTGTGAGGACACAGGGCCCTCACCAGGCCAGGCTGCCTACTGTCTTCCTCTTGACACCCCTGTCCATCTTTCACACTCCATGGGAGTTAAATTCCCTCCAGGCCTGGAGTTACCGTCAGAGGCTTGTGGGTGGACTCCACAGGACAGGCTTGTCTGCCAGACACTTCCTGTAGCCCAAACACAGTCTGCCTAGGAAATTCCTGATTCAAGCTCAGCTTCAAGTTGTGTATAGTGCTTAATATAGGGCAACTGTCCACACATTCCAAACTGCCTAACCATTTTCATATAGACACAGCCCTCTGCCACCAGGACATTCCAGTGGGGAACAATGTTGTAAACAAGGCAGAAAATACACTGGGGAGAACCTAGTTAGTCCATGAAGGCCAGTGGGAGGGAGGTAGAAGACAGGCGGAGAAGGCAGAGGCCACTTACCTTTTAGGCCCGGGGTCAGGAAAGGATACATCTGCTTACCTACAGAGAATGCAAAATGCTACGGTCAATTCCCTATGCTCTCTATCCTCAGAGCTGGAACCAAGGTtggtctcctctgcctcctgaactctAGGGCTCTCCTCTCCCCAGCAGCTCTGGAGGCTCTGAGACCTTGTCACTCAATAGTCTAATGGACATTTCCAAAGGCTTCAtctcaggagagggagaggaaaagagccTCCAGGGCTCCCCTGGTCCAGGGATGGGGTCAGCCGACTTGCCAGAGCAGCGCTGCATGCATGCTTCCTGGGAGAGGTAACTGTTCTTGTTGCCTCTGCACCCGCCGTAGATGAAGCTGATACAGGAATTCTTTTCAGCGTCATAGTACCAGCGAGGGAAGGCTGCGCGGCATGGCCCAGTGACAGCCTTCGGGACACAGTATTCTGGAAGGGAGAACAAGGGAGCCTCAGGGGGACAAATCAGTAGGGCCGAGGAGAAGCACATGcccctcttcttgtgtgtgcatgtgtcttgaTATGTGTGTTTCAGAGTAGTCTTTAACtcgtggcaatcctcctgtctcaacatCTCCTctgcccaaatgctgggatttcagctgCATACCACtcgtggtgggggaggggctggcttCATTTCAGGCCCTTGTTGACAAGCACAACCATGTTGCTCATGCAATGCCAGGCACTTTTTCCTCTGATCTGCCCTGGGACCCTCACCTTACATACACATGGGAATTATGTACAGGGCATAGCTCCTACCCACAGCCAGAGCAGGTGAGAATCAGGGTGGCAGGCAAATTCTGGAAGCACATacataccctttttttttttttttttggtttttcgagacagggtttctctgtgtagccctggctgtcctggaactcactttgtagaacaggctggcctcgaactcataaatttgcctgcctctgcctccctctttaatccctgctgggattaaaggcatgcgccaccacgcccggcaagcaACACATATCCTTTTGACTTCACTTTGCTGGCACATCTGGATTCCCGACAGCCTGAGCTACCCACTGAGGCTCTAAGGTGGTAGCTGAGGTGTAGCTACTTGGCAAGGTCTGAAGGACTTTGTAACAAGCTCTTCCTGGTAAACCCACTTCCCAACTGCATAAGGGCACAGTTGATGAAGTTATACCTTCATAGTTGAAGCTCTCATCAGAGAGGTCCTCAGAATTCTGCTTTCTGGGAACTGCAACACAAAGATCTGGTTAGGAGGGACACAGGCTAATCGTCCAAGCAGGGCTGCCTTTAAGGGGGTGGACATACCCTTGGTCCTCATGTCCTCTGGAGCACAGGACACACTCAACACCCACTGGAGGTGGGTGGTACTCTTGCTACCTCAGGGGTTACTATGGAAACTAATCACAACCATGTGTCTTGAGGTGATCAAGAAGATTGCTGTGTTTACTTTCTGAAGTACCCAGAAACTTATTCTACTGGGGCAATTTCATTCAGAAATATGCTAAAAATAAGAGTTGCCATGCAGGGTCCTGAACAGGTTATCAAGggccaaaaccaaccaaccaggcagTGCCTAGCATTGCCCCTCACCCATTCTCCCACGGGCTCTGGTGTCAGAGAGTCAGGGCAGGGCCAGACTGTGGTGCATGGactacctggggggggggggttgtcccCATTGGAGGTATAGTCTCCTCCCCCTAACCCTGTGGAAGGGCAGGTATTGCTGGCTCTGCTGGGCCCCAAGGGTACAATCACTACTAGCTGGTACAAGGGACCACTCACCCAGGCTCCTGCAGCAGAGTCCCTTAAGCATAAAAGAGGAACAGGGCAGCTACTGACAGCTCTACAAAGCAAACTAACACAAAGCTACAGATGAAGGACAGCAGCAGTTGGCAGAGGACAAAGGACTTCtagagagggagggggacagaaccccaggggggaggagagggcacAGGAAGGCAGACAGCAGCATAGAGGGAAGGCAGGGTGGCTCTGCAAGCACAAGCCAGCCCTGTGGTTGCTGtgcactggaggcagagggaggcaccTGACAATTCCCTTCTCAGTCCTTAGGAACCTACCACTCAGGACAGAAGAGTCCGCTCCATTCCTGTTCCTGGTCATGTCATCAGTGGTGTTCTCTGTGAGGgacaaagaacagaaaagcaaactatcATCAAGTGGGCCACACATGTCACAACCAACCCTGGTGGAAAAGAAGTTCAGTCCTGGGGTGCATGTGGGTGGGCGTGGCAAGCTTTTTACTTAGAAAGGAGGGACTGGGATTGCCTGGGGACTCAGGGCAAGAAGCAAAATGACTTTGCACTGTCAGGGCTTCCAGGGCCATGTCTCCTGTTTAAAGTAGAGGTGGAGTTatgacttggttttgtttttcgagacagggtttctctgtgtagctctggctgtcctagaactcactttgtagaccaggctggcctcgaactcagaaatccacctgcctctgcctcccgagtgctgggattaaaggcatgtgccagcactgcccagcaCATTATGACATTTTTAACTATATCTGAAAATgattttgtgtgtatctgtgcatgggTATGTCACAGAGTACACGTGGAGATGAGGGGATAGGTTTCAAGAGTCCATTCCCTC
Encoded here:
- the Spint2 gene encoding kunitz-type protease inhibitor 2 isoform X2, with protein sequence MAQLCELRRGRALLALVASLLLSGAQAASRELDVHENTTDDMTRNRNGADSSVLSVPRKQNSEDLSDESFNYEEYCVPKAVTGPCRAAFPRWYYDAEKNSCISFIYGGCRGNKNSYLSQEACMQRCSGKQMYPFLTPGLKAVILVGLFLMVLILLLGTSMVCLIRVVRRKQERALRTVWSTADDKEQLVKNTCVL
- the Spint2 gene encoding kunitz-type protease inhibitor 2 isoform X1, with product MAQLCELRRGRALLALVASLLLSGAQAASRELDVHESCGVSKVVGKCRASIPRWWYNITDGSCQPFVYGGCEGNVNNYQSKEECLDKCAGVTENTTDDMTRNRNGADSSVLSVPRKQNSEDLSDESFNYEEYCVPKAVTGPCRAAFPRWYYDAEKNSCISFIYGGCRGNKNSYLSQEACMQRCSGKQMYPFLTPGLKAVILVGLFLMVLILLLGTSMVCLIRVVRRKQERALRTVWSTADDKEQLVKNTCVL